The sequence below is a genomic window from Coffea arabica cultivar ET-39 chromosome 8e, Coffea Arabica ET-39 HiFi, whole genome shotgun sequence.
atcataaatatcataaaaaatgctacagtaattattctaaataacatttcaaataaTAATCTATCCAAAATATATTAGAAATCTTCCATAATATTTTTCCTAATATAATTTTACACatttaaaacttttaaaataTCACTTGCCTCTTCTCTTCTCGTATCAATAGCACCCTGTGGATATTTTGGCTCTCTACTTTGGCGGAAAGCAAAGGGTACGTAGCTCTTTATCTACTTTTCCCGTTTCTGTTTCGGAAAAATACAACTGTTGGCTCGACAAAtcgttttcaagaaaaagtGATAAGTAATTatcactttaaaaaaaaaaagaaaaaagaaaaaagaaaaaagaaaaagtgataaGTATCATCGAGTTTATGCAACCGCCGGACCAGTTACTCGTCAGTTTCTTCCTACTGGTTTAGCGTGCTCAGAGCGTAACCAGTATTCTTTCACAAGCTGACCAAAAAGCGAATTTTCTTCGGTTATCAGCTTCATGGGCTCATCATACTCCACCACATTTCCTGAAAGTTGTTTTGAAAGCTTCAATTTTGCTCTAAAAAGGATTAATATATGTTGGATAAGTTTTTGAGACTCACCATCCCTTAATGCAAGAACCATTGTGCAATCCATCACTGTTGGGATCCTGTGAGCCACAGTAATCACAGTGCAGTCTGAGAATTCGCTTCGTATCGTCTTCTGGATGAGGGAATCTGTTGCATTATCAATTGATGCCGTGGCTTCGTCAAGAACTAGTATCTTCCTTCTCTTCAGCAATGCTCGTCCCAAACAGAATAGTTGTCGTTGTCCCATGCTCCAATTTGATCCATCTTGTGTAACTGAAGTCATGGAAAATTCCTTAAATCATCTGATTCTTCCGCATTAAACATACACTACATTAATTTACAAGTCTTACCAAATGAATCTAAGCccccttctttcttctcaacAACATCTCCAAGCTGGCATTTTCTGAGAACCTGCATATTGTTCAATGCCTTTCATGTTAGCTTGTAAGACCAATAAATACTGCATGAGTGGTCTACTGTCTAACTGACTTCAGTGCAAGCCCTCACTTAATGTACGAAAAAAAGACTTGCTTGTCAATTTAATAATCTAATCCAAGAGTGAACCTGAAAAGGACAAACATTTGGTACCAGAAAAGGACAATTAACCCCAAACTAGATTTCTGCTATTCTGCTTGTGTGCAGCAGTCATTTTCCGTTCAAAGCAATAGGATGACAACAGTATTCCTGTCCCaatttattcttgttttgtcatttttaattttatgctGATTAAAAGTGCTAGCTCTGGAGAATCCTACTTGATTTTTACTTGGAATGTCAAAAATCATTCTCGTTGCTATATAGCAATCTGACCTCCCAAATTTCTTGATCGTTATGTTCTGATAAGGGATCCAGATTGTATCTGACCGACCCACCAAACAAAGTTGGATCTTGAGGAATGATCGCCAAATGTGACCTAAGATCATGAACCCCAAAGGTTGAAATGTCCTGGTCATCTATGAGAATTGCTCCATCTGCAGGCTCTACCAGGCGAAATAAGGCACTGATGAGTGTTGATTTCCCGCTGCCTGTCCTGCCAACTATTCCAACTTTGTGCCCTCCTTCAAACGTACAGGTGATGCCTTTCAGAACCAGTGGAGCATTCGGCCCATACCTTACCTGAAGTTTTGTTGAAAACAGTTATTTAACTAGTGAAACAATAATATATTTGGAGACTTAATACTCAGTTATCTCATTTTGAACTTTACCTTCAGATCTTGTATGTCCACCTTACCAATATAAGGCCAATTGGGAGGTGGTCTATTGCTTTCTATTACTTCTGGAGCTTCACTGGGGATGTGCATGTATTGTTCCAGCCTTTCTACTGAGACAATTGAATTTTCTAGCATGCATTGGGTTTGGACGGAACTGGCAAGGTATAAATTGAGTGAAAGAGCATATGATAGAGCCATGCCAATATATCCTGCATTTATAACATCAAGAAGTAAGTACACAGTAAAAGAAGATTACTGCGTCAATGTTATACATTGAGCTACCAGGGAGGATTACAGAAGAAGGGTTGAAAAGACTGTGCAGAAATTCTGAGAATGAAAGGAGTGGTTCATCTGGTCCTTTGCACATTTAATTGAAGGTTTGGAAAATATAAATTATGATTATACAAGTGCAGGAATATTGAAAGGCTAGTAATAAGTAGGATCTGGTGTTAGTTTTCTATTATGCCTAACATACCTTTCTCCCTAATTATTAGATTTATTGTATTGTTATAATAGtgaaaaattgtaaatttactTCAATTTGAATTATGATGataataaatacaaaataaaacacTCTAATCTAATTTGTCTATTTGCATCCCATTATTCAGAGGAGTCTTGTATTCATGATTTTGACATGACTATTTGAAAAACGAATTAAATCAGATTTAGGAAATATGGTGAAGGGATACTGGTGGTGAAAAAAAAGCATAACAAGTGTCctgaaataagggataatttcagaaccCTCCTccgaggtttttgacaatttcactagcCTTCTCTTAGATTTGCAAAATTATACTTACCTTCCCTGGCAAAATTATACATTACACGAGAAGAGATCACTCATATACCCTGAGACATTATGTCTTATTAGAAACTAATATTTGatgattaaataattatagCACTAATTAACTGTTAGTAatgaattaacaaaaataattattgaAAATTCTTTAATGATGCATAGTAACTTATAATTACAAAATAACGCCAATTAATATATCAAATGATCCCGTTTTGTGATTGATATAACTTAACAATAACCAAAAATTAGTTATATACAATATGAGGAAAAGGGCTAAAAAGCACGGGCCAAAAAAAGCTGTTCACAAGAAAATTTTCTCTGCAACTCGTAAAACTGCAATAGTTGTAGAGTAATTTCGTGAAagtgaaggagaagaaaaataaaaattcaaaatttttctattcaaaatcacaagaatcataGCAAGCTGCATGTTAAGAGACATGATTGGTCTGTTTTGCTGAATCTTGTGATCATTAGTATAGTTACTTATTTATGTTGTCTAATGCGTTGAATATGAACTTTTTAAAGTAGTAGAATTTGTATGCTAATTGTTTtcaacttttaattatttttattttttttactaatacaacttatatacatacatataagggatatttatggaataaaagtttcatctctcTTCTTAATGTACTTTTTAatgatactttttttttctgatttggaTTGTTTTGTTTCCAAAACCTTAATCTAGGAGAAGTTAGTATAATTTTACAAACTACAGAAGAGGCCagtgaaattatcaaaaaacCTTAgcggaggtttctaaaattatcacctgaaataataaaaatagaatgAGCAAATACATTGACTCCAATGCCCCGCTACATTTTATATTATAGTTTAAACCTTTACTTTAATTCTACATATTGACACTAATTTTCCTCTAGATtttaaaattatagtttaaGCCTTTACTTTATAAGTATTTCTAAGTTCTATTTGCTGCTCCCATActtgagatatatatatatatatttttatctaAGAATACTATTTTGtgtataaaaattttaatattatgGTTTAAGTATGATAAGATTATAAAGTATATGATAACTTTAGTAAAACATCTCAAAAGCTTAAAatagatttttaaaaaataatttcccAAAATGTTAGATCCATAAttgcaaataatattttcaaataaATCTTAACAAATAAATGATATCTCCGGCGTCTTCTAGTTTAAAATAACATTTTTGAGAATAATTGATTCAAAAgatgaaaaatatgaaaatattaaattatgatGTTACCAAtagaatttcacaaaaatatttatatatataagtgatattatattttgaattaactttttatacactgatagtgtagTGATTTTTTTACACTGACAATTATGAATGTATGCCATGTATACATGATTTGAATCtcaaatttaaattaatatTATATGACATGATCTAAACCTGTCAGTTATATACCGACagtgtttaaaaaaattattcctATTTTATGATCCTATAATCAAGTGCAAAACATGTGACTTATTACTACTCATAATATAAGACACGTGACTTATTACTAGTCATAATATAAGACTGTGCGTCAGTGTGTGTGTCAATACGTGTGTGTGTCTGTGTGTGCAAGTTTCTGACCAGATTCAGAAGCTCCAAGGGGCAATGAAGTCAAGGCAAGCGCTGAGGAGGACAGAATGATGGCACACAGCAATTCCAGTCGTTGCATCAGCCACTCATTTGCAGAAAAGCTATGAAAGAAGGAACTTTGATTTCTGTCAATAAGCTTCAGACTATCCAAGAAGAAACGATCTTCCTCTCCGAAAGCTCTAATAGTCATAGCTCCAACTATCGATTCTGAGAGATAGCTagcaactgaagatttggttgtGCCATGTATCCTGATTAACTCTTTTACAGAAGAATAGTAGTATATCTGTGTTGAACAGAAGAACAAAGtattatattcttattgtaCAAGACTGGGAGAGTATATTGTGCTGGTAGTATTTACTAATTACAGTGCATCATTTTGGTGTATACTGTTTGATTTATTACATGATCATCTGGATTGGGTATTTTGGAAGTAATTTTTGGCCATAGCCTTATGATATTTTAATACGAATGTTGCATCATCCAAGTTGCAGAAAGGACTTCAAGTCTCAGTTTTTAAACTAAACTTACTATCCTAGTCAAGTGCTAGCGCCAGAACTGACTATCCTTCTGATCCTTTTGTTAAGACTGTGAGGTAACTAGTTATAATATGAAGTAGTTCATGATAGGCATTAGAATCATTGAAAACAGTTAACAGCTTCTGGAAAGATTTGGTGAGAGTGCTTTCACCATCTGAGACGGAAAGTTCTTGCATAGGGATAAACAAAATTACGAGGGTTGACCTTTTACCTGTATGAGTATGGTTACACACACTGTAGGAATGATGACAAACAAGATTGGCCAGGTAAGAAATGCCAGTATGCCTAAGCTGAAATATGTGGTCATTGTCGAAGCAAAAGCCATACTGAATCTCGGTGACAGATCAAGGTCCACAACACTGAGATCAGAAGATACCTGCAGGGAAGACCTTGCAATGAGGGTagatattttaaaaattgttgTTAATGTACTTCCTCTGTAATGCTTACCCTACTGAGTATTCTTCCCAGTGGTGTTGAATCATAAAAAGACATTGGTGCACGAAAATGGGAGTCCATGAGCTTGGAATAAATTGTTGTTGATGCCCTAAGACCTAAAAGGACAATTACACAAGACCTTAATAGCAAGGACAGTGCCATGCCACACCCTATAAACGAGTATATGGATAATAGTTTCAACTCGCTAAGACTAGAATCTTGTATATTAGTAGCTAACCAAAGGTTTTGAATTAACTGGCCAATTATATACACAAGGTGGGATAAAACGCCCAAGGACAGGTAAAAGAAACCATTGCTTTGACTTAGGTATTGTATGTATGGCTTAAGACCATTATATCCAATTTCTCGTTCTTCTTCTTTGATCAACTGCTCCCACAGAGGTGCTGCTAGTTGCTCCCCAGAATGGATCTGCTGGATAACATCTTGAGAAGTTTTCTGTCTTTTCTGAGAACTATGTCCTGCACTCATAGCAGCTTCGCTGTGCGCATGAACAAGATTGCGAAATTCTTGACTGGAATCCAGCAACTTGCTATAGGTAGCTTCttttaggatttttcctttAGACATCAACTGGCAACATTAAATAGAGAGATGACATATGAATAAGTTGACTAATATATGCAGTTTTTTATATGGTGGTGTTGTCTGTCATATTGAGATCCATCTCATTTCTTATATACTTCTTGCAGAATTGAGAAGAAGCAAAACCAAGTGGCGatgaagaaaattaaaaatgatAGAGCATTACTGACCAATATAGAGTCAAATACTGGAAGGAAATCAACTTGATGAGTCACTAGTAGCACTGTCTTCTTGAACAAAGCTCCTATGACATATTCCTGGCATAATGAACATTTactttttttgagaaaatattcAAACAGGAGCTTAAATGTCAGTGACAGAAGAAATAAAAACTGTAACTTCACATTGAATAAAGTGCTCGCTGTATGTGCATCAACAGCGCTGAATGGATCATCCAACAGATATATGTCTGCTTCTTGATACAGTGCACGAGCAAGCTGAACACGTTGCTTCTGCCCACCACTGAGATTGACGCCTCGCTCTCCTATAACTGTTTTGTCACCAAAAGGAAGCATGTCGAGGTCTTTAAGTAAACAAGACTGTTTAAGTACATCTTGGTATTTATGTTGATCCATGGTGGATCCAAAGAGAATATTTTGTTGGATAGTCCCGGTTTGAATCCATGCAACCTGAGAGACATATGCAACTTTTCCATGCACTTCGACCTGAAAATGAAAGGATGCTACTATCTTTTAGATATTTTTCAAGTATCTACCATTTATTCAGTGCAAAACACATATATACTTGCAATAGTTTTGTTGAAATTCTTCTGTTATATTTTCATCTAAATACTCTCTAGAAATTCTTCAAAATGCTTGAGTTCATGCCAATTAAGGCCACTTAGTCAGGACAAATGTTAACAATAAGAGAAATTTCAGATGAACCTAAAGAAGGAAAGAGTGAATTTCTACTTACCCTGCCATCAATACATGGAACTTCTCCAAGAATTGCAGCCAAGAGAGTTGATTTACCTGAACCGACTTCTCCACATATAGCTACCTTTTGACCTGGTTTAACCAAAAGATTGATATATACTAGGGATGGATTTAAAGAATCAATGTCCCATGAAATTCTCTTAGCATTAATGAGTATGGAATGCTCAATTTCAAATCCCTGTGGACAGTGATGAATAGGGCTGCTCTGCAACTCAGGTGCTACAAGAAATTTTGCAATCCGAGAAAATGAAACCTTTGCTTCAATGAAAACTCCGAGAACATCTGGAATTGACCTTATGGGCTCCTGAACTATGCGAATGGTGGCAAGAAAGGTGAAAGCACTACTGGTAGTCAGAGGAATATTGAGCAAGTAGCAAGACCAGAAAGTAACTGCAGATACTATGATTGGAGTTGACCAAAATAGCAGCATATAATATCCTTTCTGTGCCTGAACTTTTACTAAGCATTTCCATTCTTCTTTCCTTAGCAAGCCAATTATATCCTTGAAGTGTGTTTCCCAAGCATAAAATTTTAGAACTTTCATATGTGCAAGTGCTTCTGTTATAGCCTTCAGCATTCTGTCTTGTGCAACCATAAGCTGATGCAGATACTTGTGCTGCAATTTAGCCACCGGGGAATTCCCCAGCATGCTTAATACAATTACCACTAAAGCCGGAAAGGTAGCTTGTCCTATAGCATAGAACATGATAACCAATGCCATACCTATCTGAAGGCCTGTTGTCCATATCTGATGGAAGTAATATGGGAGTTCCCCAATTTTGTGGGCATCCACAGTGACGTAATTCATAATCTCGCCTGAGGAATGAATATGTTTAGCAGCATTTGAAAGACGGAATTGCTTCTTGAAGATTGCTGCAGTTAGCGAAGACTGTACTTGAAGGCCAATCAACCTAGTCCAAAAGAACCACTGTCTCTCTGCTAGTGATTCTAAGCATTTTGCCAGAAAAAGGCCTGCAGTCAGTGCATAACCTTCATACTTGAAAACTTCTTTGCCTTCAGAAAGATCAATGAAAGCATACAGAAAAACAGGGCCACTGGACAAGGTTACTATCTTGACCAGCGCGAAAAGCCCAGAAATCACAATAGCTTTCCTTTGGCAGTAGACTAGTGACCTCAGAATAGAAGACTGATcacaaattttgtttctttcatgTTTATTCAGTTGATCCTTAAACAATGAGTAACATGTTTCGGCCCTATCCTGTGGCCTTAATAGAGGAACGTCCTCATCCTCAAGAGTCTTCTCTTTACCCTTCTTCAGTAACGGATCTAACCAGGAAAACGACATTTTATGTAGAATTCCGGCTTCGGCAAATTGAGTTATCCTGAAACCAGCTTCTTCTCCTCTCGGAGGTTCATAGTAAGCTTCAACGCTTGTATCTTTGCCAATTTCTGAATGCTTTTTCACGTGAACAGCACAGAAGAGAAGCAGAAGCGCTCCAGGAAACCGTAACACGTCTAGCACCCCTTTGAGAGATACCAGTTTATCGACTATTAATTGCATTAGGGACAGAATGCAGAGGAATCCAGCTAGAAAAGCAGTAAAAAAGCAAAGTTTCACCACTGAAATAAAAGGAGCACGATATTGGCTCTTCTTGCTCAGCACGAATACAGAGAGCAACAGCCATGTGAAGCCCTGGAATAGAAGTACAAGCCAAGAATGAAGAGGTGAAAGACTTTGATTACTGCTCAACTTCTTGCCAATCATCCACGTCCCCAAACCGATGTAAATACAAGCTATGCCTGCATTgacaaaaaggcaagaaaatgaCAGGAGAGAAATGAACTGTCGCCCTTGCAACCCTGAATCAGCTACAACCCTCCTGGATGAATTCCCCCGAAAGAAGGCGAATATAAGAATGAATGAGAGGAAGATATTAgcagaaatgaccaaaatatgaTTGGCACACGAAGATGGATCCGTGATTGCCATAATTCCAGAGCTACaaccactttcaaaattgttttTTTGGCATTCATTTTTTCCACAGAGAACTATCCAGAAATCCATTTTGCACCTGGGCCTGTTGCTGCAATCAACCCACTAAATTTCAAACAGAACTTGCTCCATGCTCAAGAAGACAGGTAAGCATAACAGAAAGCTTGAATGCATAATATTTTAAGCTAGAAAACAAGATGTTGAGTAGCAGATATTATACTTGTTCACCAAGAAAAGACGTCGTCTAAAAATGAAGAGTATAGCACTAGTactcaacttcaacttcatGCAAATCTATTGCTTCTTCAGCTACCAGTCTAGGTCCTAGTTAGTGTTTGTTATCTGTCGTAGTCATGGATTCCCTATAAAGAATTATTCTCAAGCCAATGATTATCACAGGGAATCCATAGTCCAATGAGATTTGCTCGGTAAGGAATCGGACCCAAGAAGAAAACGCAATGGTGGGCTCACTCCCCTATGCATATGCCTCCGGCTATCTTCTTCCACCCCCAGTTCATTTTCTCATCAAAATTCCTCCATGGAACTTAGGTGGGCGCACCACAAGATCAAATTTTGATGTAGATTCTTTTAAAAACTTTTAAGGATTACGTGGATGATGGCATTCCAAGTCACTTCGGCCTGGCTAAGGCTAACTgttgattgattttgaacttGATGTTACTGGTATTCGGACATGGGACGTCAAAATTTCAACTAATACGTGAATGAATAAGACCCATGTCGTAGGCTGAA
It includes:
- the LOC113703015 gene encoding ABC transporter C family member 10-like, whose protein sequence is MDFWIVLCGKNECQKNNFESGCSSGIMAITDPSSCANHILVISANIFLSFILIFAFFRGNSSRRVVADSGLQGRQFISLLSFSCLFVNAGIACIYIGLGTWMIGKKLSSNQSLSPLHSWLVLLFQGFTWLLLSVFVLSKKSQYRAPFISVVKLCFFTAFLAGFLCILSLMQLIVDKLVSLKGVLDVLRFPGALLLLFCAVHVKKHSEIGKDTSVEAYYEPPRGEEAGFRITQFAEAGILHKMSFSWLDPLLKKGKEKTLEDEDVPLLRPQDRAETCYSLFKDQLNKHERNKICDQSSILRSLVYCQRKAIVISGLFALVKIVTLSSGPVFLYAFIDLSEGKEVFKYEGYALTAGLFLAKCLESLAERQWFFWTRLIGLQVQSSLTAAIFKKQFRLSNAAKHIHSSGEIMNYVTVDAHKIGELPYYFHQIWTTGLQIGMALVIMFYAIGQATFPALVVIVLSMLGNSPVAKLQHKYLHQLMVAQDRMLKAITEALAHMKVLKFYAWETHFKDIIGLLRKEEWKCLVKVQAQKGYYMLLFWSTPIIVSAVTFWSCYLLNIPLTTSSAFTFLATIRIVQEPIRSIPDVLGVFIEAKVSFSRIAKFLVAPELQSSPIHHCPQGFEIEHSILINAKRISWDIDSLNPSLVYINLLVKPGQKVAICGEVGSGKSTLLAAILGEVPCIDGRVEVHGKVAYVSQVAWIQTGTIQQNILFGSTMDQHKYQDVLKQSCLLKDLDMLPFGDKTVIGERGVNLSGGQKQRVQLARALYQEADIYLLDDPFSAVDAHTASTLFNEYVIGALFKKTVLLVTHQVDFLPVFDSILLMSKGKILKEATYSKLLDSSQEFRNLVHAHSEAAMSAGHSSQKRQKTSQDVIQQIHSGEQLAAPLWEQLIKEEEREIGYNGLKPYIQYLSQSNGFFYLSLGVLSHLVYIIGQLIQNLWLATNIQDSSLSELKLLSIYSFIGCGMALSLLLRSCVIVLLGLRASTTIYSKLMDSHFRAPMSFYDSTPLGRILSRVSSDLSVVDLDLSPRFSMAFASTMTTYFSLGILAFLTWPILFVIIPTVCVTILIQIYYYSSVKELIRIHGTTKSSVASYLSESIVGAMTIRAFGEEDRFFLDSLKLIDRNQSSFFHSFSANEWLMQRLELLCAIILSSSALALTSLPLGASESGYIGMALSYALSLNLYLASSVQTQCMLENSIVSVERLEQYMHIPSEAPEVIESNRPPPNWPYIGKVDIQDLKVRYGPNAPLVLKGITCTFEGGHKVGIVGRTGSGKSTLISALFRLVEPADGAILIDDQDISTFGVHDLRSHLAIIPQDPTLFGGSVRYNLDPLSEHNDQEIWEVLRKCQLGDVVEKKEGGLDSFVTQDGSNWSMGQRQLFCLGRALLKRRKILVLDEATASIDNATDSLIQKTIRSEFSDCTVITVAHRIPTVMDCTMVLALRDGNVVEYDEPMKLITEENSLFGQLVKEYWLRSEHAKPVGRN